CAGGTTTAGAgccaagaagctctttctcaagCAGACAAGATTGTTGAACAAGTCAATAATACACCAAAGTATTAATCTTGGgagcttcttttaattttttttcatttgggGTGGTGTTGTGATTGTTGTTGaggctgctttttttttttgcagattgTTGTTCAAATCAAGGTGGTGTTGGCATTTATTGGGAAAAGTAGAACACTGCAAAAGTTACTCATCTGCACTATAAATTGCTCAACAGCGGCTCCAAAAAGAGCACCGTTGTGTCCCTCATAGAGAGATTATATGACCGTTCCAGAAAGAACACTGCTCTAAATTTAGTGTCATCACTGTTCTGTAATTGCTAATGCTAATGTTCTTCTTTTGACAGTGTTTTGTAATTGTTGTTTTATAATTTAGTGTCACCCTTTTAGtgtgattattggttaatgttCTGTAATGTTTGTTGctaaatgttgattgttaaatTTAGATATGGTGTTGTTGATGATTAATTTAATATCACCCTTTAaatgtttgttgctgaatgttGCTGCTGTTTTTAACATTCCATACATGTTGGATACACCCAAGGGTTATACACTTAAATATATAGCAGAGGCTATGCTTTATTTGTGTATTATGGAGTTAAATTATCATGTTGTGTATGTGACTTTTTATGGATGAGAAGACTAATAACTTTGTGTTTGATGTGAATTTGTAGGATTACAAGGATGCGAAGGACATGGGAGGGATTATATGGAGTGGGTCAAAAACAAGTTTTCAGTGAAATCATCGTTAGGGAAAGAGGATCTCTATAGTGTAGTTGATGTAGTTGATGATAGGAACATGTTCTTCATCTTTGAGTTATataattgaaatatatatatatttcttcttGTTAATTGTTTGTATCCAAAGTGTTTGGCATACACAATACTCATTAATTATTTGGGAAAGCCATCTGAATCATGGTTATAACTTTTtgagtttatattttaataagaTTATATGGATTTagttgatgatattttatgtagtaTTTGgaattttaaagttattttaagatattttttataatttatttattattctattctaaaacgGTCTTTTTAGTTAAACCACCAGTTAAACCgattagaacaataaaataataaaccaaTAACTATAACGAATAAAACCgattagaacaataaaataataaaccaaTAACTATAACTAATAAGGAGCGTATCTCTTTTCCCCAAAGCGAGCTTATTATCTTTATGCTACTCTTCTTCATCACCATGCATATCATCCTTACCACTTCTAAACTTTGCACGTAATTAAATTGCATTTTCAAAACttgcaaaagcaataaagtacagTAAGCAATAATTTTGGTTTTCAatgttcaaaaaatatatttgtacTTTATCATGTGTTCAATTTGGGGCATCAATTTGTACTACAGTAATAGAGCAAAATAGGTTGGAAGAAAGGCACATcaaatatggaaaaaaaaaatcatcacaaATACTATACAAAAAGTCTTATTGAAAGAATACCTACAGCCATATTCACATATcaaatcatcaatttcatctatCAAAACAGATTCACCCAAACAATCCAAATAGAAACCGTTATAGTTTAGCTAGTCAATTTGCGAATTATATTATTTGTTGAACAAATGTAATATAACATTTCAATGAAACCAAGTGCTTTCAAAAAAACCAAGCTAAAAGATCAACTGATTCCACCAAAATacaacaaaatattataaaatctaACGTGAAGAATAATTTTCAAAAGCTTTATCTACTTAAAATGCGAGTACATGAAATACATTTTATATCCTAGGCCTTATCATTTTGCACGTCTCTCTTGCCAAATTCATAATTCCACATGTTATTTATCTTGCAATGATCTAAGAAATTCGTATGAAAGAGAACaaatatcatagtataatatttaaagtaGATTTCTTTTATTCCAAATGAGTACACTGTTTGAGTATTTGCAACTAAAAATTGCAACTAATTATCAATATAAAGTTTGGTCAAGTCATcagatttagttaatttttatgtgAGTTTTTATGTGAGGTTCTCCTAAATGCGAAAGTATTTAGAGTTATTTTATGTCATTGTAGCTAATTATCAATATATAGTATTAAAGAAGAAATCACTTAATAAGCTTGTCGAATAATGTTTAGAATAATGTTTAGTTACTCTTCCATCAGCATCAATTTATGAAACATCCACTGAAAAATGAAAGCAAAGCAATTGTGAAACAGCTCCCTTTCAAAAATTCATTGCAATTTATTCagataaatattttaagaattattaagaGAAAATAACGTACCGATCTATGAAAATCTATTTTATATCCTACATCTCATCATTTTGCATGCCAAATCCATAATTCCACATATTATTTATCTTGCAATAATCTAACGTATGAAAGAGCACaaatatcatagtataatatttaaagtagatttcttttattctattttttttatagtaactTCTAATTTAAAGTAGATTATTTATGAGCTactatttataaagaaaaaaaaatgaaaattgacCTCTTCAACATCCTAAATGTATCACTGACCTTGAACTCCCTAACCCTCATAAATTTGACAAGAACTATATCACTGCCTTCATCTCCTTTGCTTAGCAGAAGTGGTATCCCACAAAGAGACACATCCTTCTCCACTCTAACACTTTTTTCCTCtgcttcagttttttttttccttcttgttCCTTCACTAGTTACACACCCTCCTTATCAGCACctttctttttaactttttcttCCAACCACTTTACTGTTAGTTCTTCTTAAAAGCATGTATAATGTGATTAAATATATGAAAATTGTAAAAATGAACAAGTAAGCACCAACTTATCTGAAGATCAATGAAACAATGAAAGGGGCACCAAAAATTGCTCATCTCAGATtataaaaatgaaaacttttttttaattttttcacagTGTTAAAGCtaaataatacttttctaaataaCCTAAAGGATAAAAAAGATGGATGTGATTGAGGAAGTTAACCCGTTCTGCACGACGTTGGAGGGTCTTTCTGCAAATCTTTGAGCTCCTTCAAGATGCGCTCCGACGCCGTATCTGAACATTACATACATTAAAGTAACAGATCAAGAATCATTCAAGCTCTGAAACTAAATCTGAGATCCATTATGAGTTCATTAACTGTAATAAAGAAACACTTTCTCAGTTTCATTAATTTTGCATAAACAACGATTTGTGTaactattctaactcttaaaaaataaattatctctGCAACACCGCCAACGACAACCATCCACGCTGAGTAACTGCGACAAATCGAGCTTCGGTTTTCACGAGCAGATGAATAATCTCTACCGATGCTTCCTTTGTTTGCATCGCGAACAAAATTTCTGTATTTGCTCTTGTAACAGTGCAGAGCTTTGGTACCCGCAAGCGGAAAGACAGATGGAGAGAGATCTAATGAGGGAggagaataaatttttgaattttgaaatacagTAACAGCTAACAAATGTTCAGTTTAGGTGAGTGTCACGTGTCAATTATAAAAGGTGGACACTTATCAGATAATGAACTATGTACTACTCTCCTATTATATATAGAGAGATTATATATAAAGAGATATATAGAGATAAAAGGAAATGAAATGCTATTGAGTATTGACTAATGAAGGGATCCTTTCGTTGTATTCTATCACCTTGTCTTCCTCAAAGCTAAGGAGTTGAAGATGGCACGTTTATTCCCCTTCGTTAAATCTTTTGATACGAACCATGTGAAACAAAAAATCCATATGCCAATGGATCTAATTACAATAACAATAtctaagataattaaaaaaaatttgcagagatgattaaattatttattcaagatatgtattaaaaattagttaagacCGTAATTAACCATTATAAAAAACCATTCGTCTTActatttttaaattgtattaaatattttttattttcaaattgcattaaagtcaTTCTCATTAGTCAAGTTAAATCAAATATACatcaatttattaatatttatttaaggtttattttatatttatatttattttattttacttctatTATTTTAAGTCCAACTATGATTTGACCCTGTTCGGTAGGTCAAGTACCAGACGGTTCGGAGTGATCCTCGTAGGGACAGGTGGAGCGCGGCCTGGAGATGGATCGCGAGGGTGAAGGAGGGAAACCGACATTCCGAGCTCTCGATGAGGgaggggtgtcacctgcaatgatactccgacgctcaagtcagtctAATGTGCAGGCAAAAAAGGGAATAAGGtagtatgtgacgtaccttgggggaagggtagatccttccccatttataccgtatcagaggtgggccctgcaaGGACAAGCCCACCCCCTTCGAGACCTTCCCTGCACAGCTGTAGCAAAGCTGTCAgtgacgcgtgtccgggtcggcgaATGGGCGCCTTGCTCCTAACCGTTTGAGTCGGGTGGTACCCGGGTCGAGCCGGCCTTCATtcagtttgggccaggccgtaacagacccattttattttagttaatttatgaattagaattttaaaactaATAGATATAAAAGCTTCTAAACTTTGtagctatttttttaattttgatgaataaaatttgttTGAGCTTGAAAAATTGAATGTGAACAAGAGAGATAAAATAATTCCGTTAActgttgcataaaaaaaaaaaaaaaattaaggtagAGTAAGTCACTTTCTTTAATTTCATCTTATCCTGGGTTCCATAAAATATAAGGTGAACATCTGTATTATTTTATCTCTTCCCTTGCCAATTGACATTGCATTTTATAACGAGATATCAATCATCTAAAGAATTTCTAAACataaccatacttcatctcttacCTCGCATTGGTATTGCAATCTCCCAACTCCCAAGTTCAGTCATCTGATGGCTACAGTCTTTAACTAAAGTACCAACGCATTGAATAAATTCGTAATTCTAGCATCATTGGCTAATCCATTTCATTAATTAATCCTCCTGTAACAGCTTAGCAGAAAAATCCATATTGGTATGCAGTGCTTGACCAGATTACAAGCTCGAGTTATACATATAGTAACTCAATCCAAAACTGGAATTATCTATTAGTACTCAAGTTAATGCCTAAAGAGAAATGCACTGCTGGGAGGGGTATACTGTAGTGCACTCGGGAAGAACCAAAACAAGAGAAACTATCACCTAggcaaaatttcaaaaaaaaatcaagggagctaaaagaaagaaaaaaaaaagtgaaatagaCCGCTACTTGTTCAAACGGTTTGCTTTATCACTCATCTTCATCCTAGCTAATATTTTCTCTTCGGTCTACTAGGGGGCTGGCCTGACTCAAAAATTTCCAACCCTAATCTATGAGCTAGTTCATCCATCATCTTATTGACTGCTTCAAATCCTTCTCTCCATCTATTTGACACcttgaaattgtgaacaatattTTTCAAGTCTACAAGAGTGCTTCCAGGTATTACCCCTAGCCTATCCTTCGCCAGCTTTTTCACCATGGAAACATTTTCCCGTTGATCAGCCACAACATAAATGACAAGGAGGAACTGGTAACAGGCAAGGTTCTTCGGATCCAGGTCAATCATCAGTTTTGCAATTCGCTCACCCAAGTCCACATCTCTTTTGAAATGGCAGAAACCGAGCAAATTTGCCCATAGTAATGACTCATATGACATATCTCCATCAAATTTTATGATGTTCCTCAGGAATTCTTCTGCCTCATCAACTAGCCCTACGTTCGCCAGAAGATTCGCCATGCACCAAAAATGAGCAAAATTGGGCTTCACATTGAACACATCAGTCATTTGCTTGAAGTAAAACCTGCCCGCAGTCAACTTCTCTGCACGAGCGCAGGCACACAAAATGCCAATGAAGGTTACTTCGTCAGGGGATAACCTAGCTAGACTTCTGTCTGCACTTATAATCTTATCAAGTTCAACCTCATGCTTCATCTTCTCCATACCAACCATTAAATCAAATAGGTTTAGTCCATCTTCGGGATTTCCACGAATGCAGTGCCCCAAGATCATCGCATTCCAGGAAACCAAATTCCTGTTTGCCATCCTCTCAAACACTACATGTGCTACATCTACCCTCTTGCATTTGCAGTACATGTCGATCAAAGCCGTATCAATAATCAAGCTCAACCTTGCTAACGTCCTAATGATGCTCGCATGAACTGATCTTCCTTCCTTGAGTCTAGCTGACCGGCCACAAGCCGTAATCACAGATACCATAGTCCTAGCATTACCCTTCAATCCCAACCTACCCATCTCCCGGAACAACTTCAAGGCAAAGCCAGGGTTCCTAGCCTTCAAATGGCCAGCAATCATAACATTCCAAGTAATCAAATTCCTCTCGGGCATTTCATCAAAGAGTGCATATGCAGCATTCAATTCACCAACCGTTACATATCCATCAATGATCGAGTTCCACGAAACCAAATCCCTGCTCAACATTGTGTCAAACACTACCCTAGCAACTCCAACATCACCGCAGCACCCATACATGTGAATCAAAGAGTTCTGAACCGGTAGCACCCCATCAACCCCATTCTTCAGGGCTTGACCGTGGCACTTCCTCCCAGATTGAAGGCAACCCATCTTGGCACAGGAACCAATGAGGGGCACAAAGGTGTAGCTGTTGGGAAAGAAACCACTTTGCAAAGAATTAAAGAGAAAAGCAAGAGCTTGATGAGGAACGTGGCTGTTAGAATAAGCCTGGATCATTGTGTTGACGCAAAACGTGTCTAAGGTGTTGTTGAAGTGATGGAAGATTAAAAGGGTGTAAGCGACGTCGCATAGGTGTGAGGCGCGACTCAGAAGGGTGCGTGCAATGTGAGGGTTGCGGAGTAGGGCGGTGGTGGTGAGGAGTGCCTGAATTTGGAGGAGGTGGCGGGTGGTGTGGCACGCACTCTGGAGGATCGCGTGGAAGGCATTGAAGGGGGAGAGAGTGGTTGTGGTTGTGTCCTTGCCATCTTCTTCCTCGAGTATCTTCCCATCTTGTGGAACCAAGCAAGGGATCccattttttatctaaaataaaaCGGAATATGCGGATGATTAGAGAGTGAAGTGATGAAAGCTATGATTGAGAAAGGAAAGCGAGGTAGAAGTGAACTGACAGGAAAGGAAACGGGAATGGCATTACTGATTAGGGAATTGGTTTCCTGGTAGTACCTCAAGGGATGCTTCGAGAGAGAACAAACCAAAACCGCCGAGAGCCTCTTCCCCACTGGACCCATCGCCTCTTTGCTTATTCTTGCCattctcctctctctttctctctctctctttctctctctgtcaTATCGTTTTCATCAaagttgcgagaaccggaccaaTCAATGAACTGGTAGAGTAACTGGTTCAACGGTTCAGAGGTTAAACCGGtttaactaaatataaaataaa
The sequence above is drawn from the Arachis hypogaea cultivar Tifrunner chromosome 4, arahy.Tifrunner.gnm2.J5K5, whole genome shotgun sequence genome and encodes:
- the LOC112796560 gene encoding pentatricopeptide repeat-containing protein At3g51320: MARISKEAMGPVGKRLSAVLVCSLSKHPLRYYQETNSLISNAIPVSFPIKNGIPCLVPQDGKILEEEDGKDTTTTTLSPFNAFHAILQSACHTTRHLLQIQALLTTTALLRNPHIARTLLSRASHLCDVAYTLLIFHHFNNTLDTFCVNTMIQAYSNSHVPHQALAFLFNSLQSGFFPNSYTFVPLIGSCAKMGCLQSGRKCHGQALKNGVDGVLPVQNSLIHMYGCCGDVGVARVVFDTMLSRDLVSWNSIIDGYVTVGELNAAYALFDEMPERNLITWNVMIAGHLKARNPGFALKLFREMGRLGLKGNARTMVSVITACGRSARLKEGRSVHASIIRTLARLSLIIDTALIDMYCKCKRVDVAHVVFERMANRNLVSWNAMILGHCIRGNPEDGLNLFDLMVGMEKMKHEVELDKIISADRSLARLSPDEVTFIGILCACARAEKLTAGRFYFKQMTDVFNVKPNFAHFWCMANLLANVGLVDEAEEFLRNIIKFDGDMSYESLLWANLLGFCHFKRDVDLGERIAKLMIDLDPKNLACYQFLLVIYVVADQRENVSMVKKLAKDRLGVIPGSTLVDLKNIVHNFKVSNRWREGFEAVNKMMDELAHRLGLEIFESGQPPSRPKRKY